From a region of the Neobacillus niacini genome:
- a CDS encoding endonuclease MutS2 yields MNTHTFKVLEVQEIKKKIAEFALTNEGKEKIYNLLPSTHLKQIEAWLDEVSEAVEILKKSSSVPVHGLGGMEQILAKLNKGTELRPDQLSKLYDFLDCCGKMRRFMKDKEYLAPRVSSYVAAIEELPDLAEEIIRCIRNGRVDDYASKELLKIRKQIAIHEDRLKEKTMQLIRSNKYKTFLQENVVSQRDGRYVIPIKKEYRNKIKGSVLDTSASGSTLYIEPEEIAVYQEQLTWLLADEDVEVQKVLTYLTGLVEEKEQQIRIAIETMVHYDFLFAKAKYSRSINGAKIKVNDEKQIKLLQAKHPLLGDKAVPLSLEMMEGKSALVITGPNTGGKTVSIKTVGLLTLMVQCGLHIPASAESNLSIFQRILVDIGDGQSITENLSTFSSRIVNIIEILKDTNDQSLVLLDELGSGTDPGEGMGLATAILEQLYHKGLVLLATTHYSEIKEFAEEHPGFINGSMEFDIESLSPTYRLIIGRGGESQAFAIALKLGIHPKIIERAHLITYKEMKTYENKETDSWKQKELEKQVIVNKYKNRKKAVVNPDVNIIQYSQGDNVRVSPTNEFGIVYSGPDQLGNYVVQVKGEEIAFNHKRMKLYIAAEELYPADYDFDIIFESKENRKKSKILSKRHDGEIIIDHTDL; encoded by the coding sequence TTGAATACTCATACATTTAAAGTTTTGGAAGTACAAGAAATTAAAAAGAAAATAGCGGAATTTGCTTTAACCAATGAAGGAAAAGAAAAAATCTATAATCTACTTCCATCTACACATCTGAAGCAAATTGAAGCATGGTTAGATGAAGTTTCGGAGGCAGTTGAAATACTTAAGAAAAGTTCAAGTGTTCCTGTTCATGGACTTGGCGGGATGGAGCAAATCTTGGCTAAATTAAACAAAGGGACTGAGCTACGTCCTGATCAATTATCCAAGCTGTATGATTTTTTAGATTGCTGCGGGAAGATGCGCCGGTTCATGAAGGATAAAGAATACTTGGCACCAAGAGTTTCATCATACGTAGCAGCAATTGAGGAGCTGCCTGACCTTGCAGAGGAAATTATCCGTTGTATCCGGAATGGAAGGGTAGATGATTATGCTTCCAAAGAGTTATTGAAGATAAGAAAACAGATCGCTATTCATGAGGATCGGCTAAAAGAAAAAACCATGCAACTTATTCGTTCCAACAAATATAAAACCTTTTTACAAGAGAACGTCGTGAGCCAAAGAGATGGAAGATATGTTATTCCTATTAAGAAGGAATACCGAAATAAAATTAAAGGTTCTGTGTTAGATACTTCTGCTTCAGGTTCAACCTTATATATTGAACCCGAAGAAATTGCTGTTTATCAAGAACAATTAACGTGGCTCTTAGCAGATGAGGATGTTGAAGTCCAAAAGGTTCTAACCTACTTAACGGGGCTCGTTGAAGAGAAAGAGCAGCAAATTCGTATAGCTATCGAAACCATGGTCCATTATGATTTTTTGTTTGCAAAGGCGAAATATAGCAGGTCCATTAATGGCGCAAAAATTAAGGTAAATGATGAGAAGCAGATAAAGTTACTGCAGGCAAAGCACCCGCTCCTAGGTGATAAGGCCGTTCCATTATCATTAGAGATGATGGAAGGAAAAAGTGCACTCGTCATAACAGGTCCGAATACAGGTGGGAAAACAGTAAGTATAAAAACGGTAGGTTTATTGACACTCATGGTACAGTGCGGTCTCCATATCCCTGCTTCCGCAGAAAGTAACCTTAGTATTTTTCAGCGTATCTTAGTGGATATTGGTGACGGTCAAAGTATAACTGAGAATCTTAGCACTTTTAGTTCACGGATCGTCAATATCATTGAGATCCTCAAGGATACCAATGACCAGAGTCTGGTTCTCCTTGATGAGCTTGGTTCTGGAACCGATCCAGGGGAAGGAATGGGTCTTGCAACTGCGATATTAGAACAGCTATATCACAAAGGATTAGTGCTATTAGCTACGACACATTATAGTGAAATCAAAGAGTTTGCGGAAGAACATCCGGGATTTATTAATGGATCAATGGAATTCGATATTGAGTCACTCAGCCCTACCTATCGGCTAATTATAGGCAGAGGAGGAGAGAGTCAAGCGTTTGCCATCGCCTTAAAGCTAGGAATTCATCCAAAAATCATTGAGAGAGCACATTTAATCACGTATAAAGAAATGAAAACCTATGAAAATAAAGAAACTGATAGTTGGAAACAGAAGGAATTAGAAAAACAAGTCATTGTTAATAAATACAAGAATAGAAAAAAAGCTGTTGTAAATCCTGACGTAAATATAATTCAATACAGTCAAGGGGATAATGTGAGGGTTTCACCAACAAATGAATTCGGGATTGTTTATAGCGGTCCTGACCAGCTGGGAAACTATGTTGTCCAAGTAAAAGGGGAAGAAATAGCCTTCAATCACAAAAGAATGAAACTATATATCGCGGCCGAGGAACTTTACCCTGCTGATTATGACTTTGATATCATTTTTGAGTCGAAAGAGAACCGGAAGAAAAGTAAGATACTTTCCAAAAGGCATGATGGTGAAATCATTATTGATCATACGGATTTATAA
- a CDS encoding cold-inducible protein YdjO-related protein produces MFYGKRAKDEEVEVIMLETEIYSCMDNACIGWMRKDFVTDDLLCPMCGNEMAAEIRELPKI; encoded by the coding sequence ATTTTTTATGGTAAAAGGGCTAAGGATGAAGAAGTTGAAGTAATTATGCTTGAAACTGAAATCTATTCTTGTATGGATAATGCATGTATCGGCTGGATGAGAAAGGATTTTGTTACGGACGACCTGCTTTGCCCAATGTGTGGTAACGAAATGGCTGCAGAAATTAGAGAGCTTCCGAAAATATAA
- a CDS encoding transcriptional regulator SplA domain-containing protein, whose translation MDIVDLSSAKPGDEVFVIYRNPHVPTVANIKPAEIVAHPKDPNALALFLNETFHVIEDDDALFPTSESAQKAFEGHFFDFGDE comes from the coding sequence ATGGATATTGTTGATCTTTCTAGTGCTAAGCCTGGAGACGAAGTGTTTGTAATCTATCGAAATCCACATGTACCAACTGTTGCGAATATCAAACCAGCAGAAATTGTTGCTCACCCAAAGGATCCCAATGCACTTGCATTGTTCCTAAACGAGACCTTTCATGTTATTGAAGATGATGATGCTTTATTCCCTACTTCTGAATCGGCACAAAAGGCATTTGAGGGTCATTTTTTTGATTTTGGAGATGAATAA
- the yhfH gene encoding protein YhfH, protein MLISPVEFFRTLPKKECPECGQHMEEQAESYLMECDRCLASKDE, encoded by the coding sequence ATGTTAATTAGTCCAGTTGAATTTTTCCGCACTTTGCCAAAAAAAGAATGCCCAGAGTGTGGGCAGCATATGGAAGAACAAGCAGAAAGCTACTTAATGGAATGTGATCGCTGTCTAGCTAGTAAAGACGAATAG
- the yhfH gene encoding protein YhfH produces the protein MLMNPVEFFRTLPKKECPECGQHIEEQAESYLMECDRCLAKREE, from the coding sequence GTGTTAATGAATCCAGTTGAATTTTTCCGTACTTTGCCAAAAAAGGAATGTCCAGAATGTGGGCAGCACATCGAAGAACAGGCAGAAAGCTACTTAATGGAATGTGACCGCTGTTTAGCAAAAAGAGAAGAATAG
- a CDS encoding PAS domain S-box protein produces the protein MDTVSAEFHPFLIVIAIGLTIMASYTGLDMFTLIKNSKNSKRLLLLGGSLAMGVGIWVMNFLGLIAADINRFSSYQIPLTILSIFIGIAFSGMAFIPLFRRVIRRIHLFIASLFLTTGVFAIHIISIYAMNLTIEYNVPLFIFSGLLIFGSFLFALWILFSSKTYSKGSQTWLKPISALIISGAIAEGHFLLKRASTIISNNNNLNESINEETFLIYLVLFVTVLIISGLIASSTLISKQLAESDTNLKDIKAALDASTIVAITDAKGTIIFVNDKFEEISKYSKEEIIGKNHRLLNSGYHSKEFFQELWSTIQTGKIWRGEIRNKAKDGSLYWVDTTIVPFLDKKGNPVQYIAIRSDISNRKNAEKALLESIKETRDITFALDQSSIIAITDQNGKITSVNDKFCEISKYSREELLGEDHRILNSGYHSREFFKELWRTIGQGEVWKGEICNRAKDGTLYWVDTTIVPFLNENGKPYQYVAIRTDISDRKKAEDHLRESIKDNTDIRFALDQSTIVAFTDARGIITSVNDKFCEISKYSREEIIGKDHNILNSGHHSKLFFKDLWKTIGEGKVWKGEIRNKAKDGTYYWVDTTIVPFLNENGKPYQYVAIRNDITERKKTEEIVHRQDKLAAVGQLAAGVAHEIRNPLTSMKGYAEFLTLDEKDPERLEFINIILDEIERVNTIVEDFMVLAKPKMVELEEKNVVPVIKNVVSLLEFEARKKHVKLSLDCPHEIIQIECDENRLKQVFLNFIKNGIEAMPNGGELHVRTMIRDNNVQISIQDTGVGIPKEKLNQLGEPFYTTKKNGNGLGLMVSFKTIENHNGKVFVESEPNKGTTFNILLPAKPA, from the coding sequence ATGGATACAGTGTCAGCGGAATTTCATCCATTTTTAATTGTTATTGCCATAGGATTAACGATTATGGCTTCATATACAGGTTTAGACATGTTTACCTTAATAAAAAATTCAAAGAATAGTAAAAGGCTTTTATTGCTTGGCGGCTCTTTAGCAATGGGGGTTGGCATATGGGTAATGAATTTCCTAGGGTTAATAGCGGCTGATATAAACCGCTTTTCAAGTTACCAAATACCCCTGACGATTTTGTCAATCTTTATTGGGATCGCCTTTTCAGGGATGGCTTTCATTCCTCTGTTTAGGAGGGTTATAAGAAGGATTCATTTATTTATTGCGAGTTTGTTCTTAACGACCGGTGTTTTTGCTATCCATATAATAAGTATATATGCAATGAACCTGACGATCGAATACAATGTTCCGCTTTTTATATTCTCCGGACTATTGATATTTGGGTCTTTTTTATTTGCTTTATGGATCCTTTTTTCTTCAAAAACCTATTCAAAAGGAAGTCAAACTTGGTTAAAACCAATTAGTGCTTTGATAATTTCAGGCGCCATTGCAGAAGGGCATTTTCTTTTAAAAAGAGCTTCAACCATTATTTCAAACAATAATAATTTAAATGAATCCATTAATGAAGAGACATTTTTAATATATTTAGTTTTATTTGTCACAGTTTTAATTATTAGCGGGTTAATTGCTTCAAGTACGTTGATTAGTAAGCAGCTTGCCGAATCCGATACGAACTTGAAGGATATCAAAGCGGCTTTAGATGCTTCGACAATTGTGGCTATTACAGATGCTAAAGGGACGATAATATTTGTAAATGATAAATTTGAAGAAATCTCTAAATATAGTAAGGAAGAAATTATCGGAAAGAACCATCGCCTATTGAATTCAGGATATCACTCAAAAGAATTTTTTCAGGAATTATGGTCAACCATTCAAACTGGCAAAATTTGGCGGGGAGAAATTAGAAATAAAGCCAAAGATGGTTCTCTTTATTGGGTGGATACTACCATTGTTCCTTTCTTAGATAAAAAAGGGAATCCAGTTCAATATATTGCTATTCGATCTGATATTTCCAATCGTAAGAATGCAGAAAAGGCATTGTTGGAATCTATTAAAGAAACTAGGGATATCACCTTTGCGCTCGACCAATCTTCCATAATTGCCATTACCGATCAAAATGGAAAAATTACAAGTGTAAATGATAAGTTTTGCGAAATATCGAAATACAGTCGTGAGGAATTACTTGGTGAGGATCACAGGATATTAAATTCAGGCTACCATTCACGGGAATTTTTTAAAGAACTCTGGCGGACGATAGGTCAGGGAGAGGTGTGGAAAGGCGAAATATGCAACCGCGCTAAAGATGGAACACTTTATTGGGTAGATACAACCATTGTTCCTTTTTTAAATGAAAATGGGAAGCCCTATCAATACGTTGCCATTCGTACTGATATTTCCGATCGAAAAAAAGCAGAAGATCACTTAAGAGAATCAATTAAGGATAATACAGACATCCGCTTTGCACTTGATCAATCTACGATTGTGGCATTTACAGACGCCAGAGGAATCATTACAAGTGTAAATGATAAATTCTGTGAAATCTCAAAATACAGCCGTGAAGAGATTATTGGGAAAGATCATAACATCCTAAATTCTGGGCATCATTCCAAGCTGTTCTTCAAAGATCTATGGAAAACAATTGGGGAAGGGAAAGTTTGGAAGGGGGAAATAAGAAATAAAGCAAAGGATGGAACATACTACTGGGTAGATACAACCATTGTTCCTTTCTTGAATGAAAATGGGAAGCCATACCAATATGTAGCGATTCGTAATGATATTACGGAACGAAAGAAAACAGAAGAGATTGTCCATCGTCAAGATAAGTTGGCGGCTGTTGGACAATTAGCAGCAGGAGTAGCGCATGAAATTCGCAATCCGCTTACATCGATGAAAGGATATGCAGAGTTCCTTACATTAGATGAAAAGGACCCCGAACGTTTAGAATTTATTAATATTATTCTCGATGAAATTGAACGGGTCAATACGATTGTGGAGGATTTCATGGTATTGGCAAAACCGAAGATGGTTGAACTAGAAGAAAAGAATGTGGTTCCAGTAATTAAAAATGTAGTATCACTACTTGAATTTGAAGCTAGGAAGAAGCATGTGAAGCTTTCATTAGATTGCCCACATGAAATTATCCAGATTGAATGTGATGAAAACCGTTTAAAGCAGGTGTTTTTAAACTTTATTAAAAATGGTATCGAAGCCATGCCAAATGGCGGCGAATTGCATGTTAGAACCATGATTCGTGATAACAATGTCCAAATCTCGATTCAGGACACAGGCGTCGGAATACCAAAAGAAAAACTAAATCAGCTTGGTGAACCATTCTATACAACCAAGAAAAATGGTAACGGACTAGGATTAATGGTCAGTTTTAAAACTATTGAAAATCATAATGGAAAAGTGTTCGTTGAAAGTGAGCCAAATAAAGGCACTACCTTTAATATCCTTTTACCCGCAAAACCAGCATGA
- a CDS encoding IS1182 family transposase has product MYKPKREIQNEAEFVFIDDLVPQDHLLRKVDKYIDFSFIGEKVRPFYSENNGRPSDPIQLFKMMFIGYFYGIRSERQLEREIQTNVAYRWFLGLKLNDTVPHHSTISWNRRTRFKDTNIFQEIFDEIVFKAINHKMVGGRVLFSDSTHLKANANKHKFSRVEVEVETREYVEDLNKAIEEDRRDHGKKPLKEKEEVTEKKEIRLSTTDPECGFMSRENKQEMFCYLDHRTTDMKFNIITDAYVTPGNVHDSVPYLSRLDRQVERFGFKVEAVALDSGYLTNPICKGLNERNIFGVIAHRRYQSTKGLFPKWKFTYDKDRDLYVCPNGQELQYRTTTREGYREYKSDPKKCTNCPLLPECTKSQNKTKVVTRHVWEEHKEKVRLNRLSKSGKILYKFRKEKVERSFADSKELHGLRYCRLRGLQNASEQVLLTAACQNMKKIATHLARFEKVCGNLQVHSPC; this is encoded by the coding sequence ATGTATAAGCCAAAAAGAGAAATACAAAACGAAGCTGAATTTGTTTTTATTGATGATTTAGTACCGCAAGATCACCTATTAAGGAAGGTGGACAAGTATATTGATTTTTCTTTTATTGGTGAGAAGGTCCGTCCTTTTTATTCAGAAAATAACGGGCGTCCTTCGGACCCTATACAGCTCTTTAAGATGATGTTTATCGGATATTTTTATGGCATTCGTTCTGAACGACAATTAGAGCGTGAAATTCAGACGAATGTGGCCTATCGATGGTTCTTAGGATTAAAGCTAAACGATACAGTTCCCCATCATTCCACCATTAGTTGGAATCGGCGAACCCGTTTTAAAGATACAAATATATTTCAGGAAATTTTTGATGAGATTGTCTTCAAAGCAATTAACCACAAGATGGTTGGAGGAAGAGTTTTATTTTCCGATTCCACACACCTTAAAGCGAATGCAAACAAACATAAATTCTCTAGAGTTGAAGTGGAAGTTGAAACACGTGAATATGTAGAAGATTTAAACAAAGCTATTGAGGAAGACAGGAGAGATCATGGAAAAAAGCCTTTAAAGGAAAAGGAGGAGGTGACCGAGAAAAAGGAAATACGACTGAGCACAACTGATCCTGAATGCGGGTTTATGTCACGAGAGAATAAACAGGAGATGTTCTGTTATCTTGATCATCGAACTACCGACATGAAGTTCAACATCATAACTGATGCGTATGTTACACCAGGAAATGTTCACGATTCTGTCCCCTATCTTTCACGGTTAGACCGTCAGGTCGAACGTTTTGGATTTAAAGTAGAAGCTGTGGCACTTGATTCGGGTTACCTGACAAATCCGATTTGTAAAGGACTTAATGAACGCAATATTTTTGGAGTTATCGCTCACAGAAGATATCAATCAACAAAAGGGTTATTTCCTAAATGGAAGTTTACATATGACAAAGATAGAGATTTGTATGTTTGTCCAAATGGTCAGGAGTTACAATATCGTACAACTACAAGAGAAGGTTATCGGGAATATAAGTCAGATCCTAAAAAGTGTACTAACTGCCCACTCCTGCCTGAGTGTACAAAATCTCAAAATAAAACAAAAGTAGTTACCAGACATGTTTGGGAGGAACATAAGGAAAAGGTTCGACTTAACAGACTTTCAAAGTCAGGTAAAATACTATATAAATTTAGAAAAGAAAAAGTAGAGCGAAGCTTCGCAGATTCAAAAGAACTGCATGGGCTTCGCTATTGTAGGTTACGGGGATTGCAAAATGCGAGTGAGCAAGTGTTACTTACCGCAGCATGCCAAAACATGAAAAAGATTGCCACGCACTTAGCCAGGTTTGAAAAAGTGTGTGGCAATCTCCAGGTTCATTCCCCCTGTTGA
- the fdhF gene encoding formate dehydrogenase subunit alpha encodes MKGAFAYEYVHSNNRLSNPLIRKAGKLVESTWDEAYQIIADKLSGIRNTWGSNAISMFACARTTNESNYITQKFMRTVIGSNNIDGCNRTUHAPSVAGLATVFGSGFPTNTLEDFDRAEVLLLMGSNTTEAHPIIANRIKRAIKNGLKVIVIDPRKIDMVKFAHRHLQINVGTDIALINAFLRVIIKENLYNEEFIKQFTIDFESLRKHVDQYTPEHAASITGLSAEDIVTTAREYASSSGSMIAYTLGITEHHCGVNNVFDIANLALLTGNIGKQGTGIMPLRGQNNVQGAGDMGCLPNQLAGAMSLVNDEYRERYEKEWNVILNPNVGDTQTRTFDRLENGELKALYIIGENPLLADVHMNHTKELMKKLDLLIVQDIFLTETAKMADVVLPACSWGEVDGTYTNTDRRIQRVRKAIEPGPNVKEDWVILCELSTIMGYPMNYSNSEEIWNEVRKLAWEMYGGISYERLEKEYSIHYPCPTDAHPGTFVMHERFHNQESIVKKSPFVPVDFTPPLELPDQEFPFTLTTGRRYESYNTHSQTRYYAAGVKVKQTEETVDIHPDDARVLGITDGDVVEVRSRRGELKVKAKITDQVVPGLVFMSFHWSETPTNVLTLNEYDPISGTAEYKACAVAISRI; translated from the coding sequence GTGAAAGGCGCTTTTGCCTATGAATATGTTCATTCAAACAATAGATTAAGTAATCCGCTGATTCGAAAAGCGGGGAAATTAGTTGAATCAACTTGGGATGAGGCCTACCAAATTATTGCAGACAAATTGTCAGGTATTAGAAATACATGGGGATCAAATGCGATTTCGATGTTTGCCTGTGCGAGAACCACAAATGAGTCCAATTACATTACGCAAAAGTTCATGAGAACTGTGATAGGCAGCAACAATATCGACGGATGTAACCGTACTTGACACGCTCCGAGTGTTGCCGGTCTGGCAACTGTATTTGGAAGCGGTTTCCCAACGAATACGTTAGAGGATTTTGATAGAGCAGAAGTATTGCTGCTAATGGGTTCGAATACGACCGAGGCCCATCCAATCATAGCAAACCGAATCAAAAGAGCAATAAAAAATGGTTTAAAGGTAATTGTTATTGATCCGAGAAAAATTGACATGGTGAAATTTGCTCATCGGCATCTCCAAATCAATGTTGGGACAGATATAGCACTGATAAATGCTTTCCTGCGGGTGATTATTAAAGAAAACTTATATAATGAAGAGTTTATTAAGCAATTTACAATCGATTTTGAGTCATTAAGAAAACATGTTGACCAGTACACACCTGAACATGCTGCTTCCATTACGGGCTTGAGTGCTGAGGATATTGTAACAACAGCTAGGGAATATGCTAGTTCGAGTGGTTCGATGATTGCTTATACGCTTGGGATTACGGAGCACCATTGTGGTGTGAATAATGTCTTTGATATAGCGAATCTTGCTTTATTGACAGGCAATATAGGTAAGCAGGGGACAGGAATTATGCCGTTACGAGGACAAAATAACGTCCAAGGCGCAGGGGATATGGGTTGTTTGCCAAACCAATTGGCAGGTGCAATGAGTTTAGTGAATGATGAGTACCGTGAACGCTATGAGAAAGAATGGAATGTCATCCTCAATCCTAATGTAGGTGATACACAAACGAGAACCTTTGACAGACTAGAAAATGGTGAATTAAAGGCGCTTTACATCATAGGAGAAAATCCATTGCTTGCGGATGTTCATATGAACCATACGAAAGAGTTAATGAAAAAGCTGGACTTGTTAATTGTTCAGGATATTTTCCTAACAGAAACTGCAAAAATGGCAGATGTTGTTCTTCCGGCTTGTTCATGGGGAGAGGTTGATGGAACATACACGAATACGGATAGGAGAATTCAAAGGGTCCGCAAAGCGATAGAGCCTGGGCCAAATGTAAAAGAAGATTGGGTTATTCTTTGTGAGCTTTCAACCATAATGGGATATCCAATGAACTATTCAAATAGTGAGGAAATCTGGAATGAAGTGAGAAAACTTGCTTGGGAGATGTATGGTGGTATTTCTTACGAAAGACTTGAGAAGGAATACAGTATCCATTATCCATGTCCAACTGATGCCCATCCCGGAACCTTTGTTATGCATGAGAGATTTCATAATCAGGAGTCGATTGTAAAAAAATCACCTTTTGTTCCGGTTGATTTCACACCGCCATTGGAACTTCCTGATCAAGAGTTTCCATTTACACTAACAACTGGAAGACGTTATGAGTCTTATAATACACATTCGCAGACTCGCTATTATGCTGCGGGAGTGAAGGTGAAGCAAACAGAAGAAACCGTTGATATTCATCCGGACGATGCTCGAGTACTTGGGATAACCGACGGTGATGTGGTAGAAGTACGATCTCGTAGAGGAGAGCTAAAGGTTAAGGCGAAGATTACCGATCAAGTCGTTCCTGGACTTGTATTCATGAGTTTCCACTGGAGTGAAACACCAACGAATGTCCTAACATTAAACGAATATGACCCGATTTCAGGGACGGCAGAATACAAAGCTTGTGCAGTTGCTATTTCACGAATATAA
- a CDS encoding MFS transporter codes for MARINYWNPEDEKFWNSEGKKHAKRNLWISVPSLMLAFIVWQIWSVVAIRLNDIGFAFTDEQLFTLAAIPGLVGATLRFVYTFAVGSIGGKNWTVISTGVLAIPAIGIGFAVQNPDTPFSIMLLLAALCGLGGGNFSSSSANISFFFPKKEKGTALGINGGLGNMGVSVVQFVTPLIVTTGAFAFAGKGQVLANGQQIWLQNAAFIWVIPIVIMTLLAYFKMDNVPGAKQSVADQFVIVKRKHTWIMTVLYIATFGSFIGYSAAFPLLLKSQFPENISLAFLGALVAAAARPVGGWMADKFGGARVTAYVFVVMAIGALGVIYFLKLNEFAGFLGSFLVLFLASGIGSGSTFQMIPTIFIPKEAAPVIGFSAAFAAYGSFLIPKLFGWSINTTGSYVTAFYFFIGFYVIAFTLNYFYYQRKTTEVKQLVKQAG; via the coding sequence ATGGCACGAATTAATTATTGGAATCCTGAGGATGAAAAGTTTTGGAACTCAGAAGGAAAAAAACACGCAAAACGAAATCTTTGGATTTCAGTTCCATCATTAATGCTTGCGTTTATTGTTTGGCAGATTTGGTCTGTGGTGGCAATAAGACTCAATGATATTGGCTTTGCTTTTACAGATGAACAATTATTCACACTAGCAGCGATACCAGGTCTTGTTGGTGCAACCCTTCGATTTGTTTATACTTTTGCAGTCGGTTCAATTGGAGGTAAAAACTGGACAGTCATTTCAACAGGCGTGTTAGCTATTCCTGCTATTGGTATTGGATTCGCGGTACAAAATCCGGATACTCCTTTTTCAATTATGTTATTGTTAGCAGCACTTTGTGGACTTGGTGGAGGTAACTTTTCATCATCCTCCGCAAATATTAGCTTTTTCTTTCCGAAAAAAGAAAAAGGTACTGCTTTAGGTATTAACGGCGGTTTAGGAAACATGGGTGTTTCCGTTGTACAATTTGTCACACCATTAATCGTTACAACTGGTGCTTTCGCATTTGCTGGTAAAGGTCAAGTATTAGCAAACGGTCAACAAATATGGTTACAAAATGCTGCATTCATCTGGGTCATTCCTATCGTGATTATGACATTACTGGCTTACTTTAAAATGGATAATGTTCCAGGTGCTAAACAATCAGTAGCTGATCAATTTGTAATTGTAAAACGTAAACACACTTGGATTATGACAGTACTTTACATTGCAACATTCGGTTCATTTATTGGCTACTCAGCGGCTTTCCCGCTTTTATTGAAGTCACAGTTCCCTGAAAATATCTCACTTGCCTTTCTTGGTGCCTTAGTTGCTGCAGCTGCAAGACCTGTCGGCGGCTGGATGGCTGATAAATTCGGTGGAGCTAGAGTAACAGCTTATGTATTTGTTGTAATGGCAATTGGTGCATTAGGCGTTATTTACTTCTTAAAACTTAATGAGTTTGCTGGTTTCTTAGGATCATTCCTTGTTCTATTCCTTGCTTCAGGTATTGGTTCAGGTTCAACATTCCAAATGATTCCAACCATTTTCATCCCTAAAGAAGCAGCACCTGTTATTGGTTTCTCTGCTGCATTTGCAGCTTATGGTTCTTTCTTAATTCCTAAGCTTTTTGGATGGAGTATTAATACAACAGGTTCATACGTAACAGCGTTCTATTTCTTCATTGGTTTCTATGTCATTGCGTTTACACTAAACTATTTCTACTACCAAAGAAAAACCACAGAAGTTAAGCAATTGGTTAAACAAGCCGGATAA